From a single Nymphaea colorata isolate Beijing-Zhang1983 chromosome 4, ASM883128v2, whole genome shotgun sequence genomic region:
- the LOC116252251 gene encoding early nodulin-93-like, which produces MAGESNVQASSPLELTGLGPLDQKLSMAKRCGHEGVVAGARAAVVATVASAVPTLASVRMIPWARRNLNPTAQALIVSLVAGSAYFIVADKTVLATARKNSFQNLHP; this is translated from the exons ATGGCTGGCGAGTCTAATGTGCAGGCTTCATCTCCATTGGAGTTGACAGGCCTAGGACCTTTGGACCAGAAGCTTTCTATGGCAAAGCGCTGCGGCCATG AGGGCGTGGTTGCCGGAGCAAGAGCCGCTGTGGTTGCAACTGTTGCTAGCGCAGTCCCCACT TTGGCAAGCGTGAGAATGATACCATGGGCAAGGCGCAACCTCAACCCCACCGCTCAGGCCCTCATCGTCTCCTTAG TGGCAGGCTCGGCGTACTTCATAGTTGCAGACAAGACGGTGCTGGCCACAGCAAGGAAGAACTCTTTCCAGAACCTCCATCCCTGA